The Gossypium hirsutum isolate 1008001.06 chromosome D06, Gossypium_hirsutum_v2.1, whole genome shotgun sequence genome contains the following window.
ccctAACTTTTTTTCCAACCTTCATCTTTGGGGAGCTTATCTTCCTCTTCTAAACTCTTTAGGGGTTTTGTTGTATTGTTCAAAtacctataaaaaaatatgaatgttAATAAAGCAGTTGTTACATATCACAAGTACGGGTGTTCAAATGGTCGGTTCGGTTATTAACCGAATTGAATTagcattaaccgaattaatcgaactGTATAATCCTTTAACTGTTAATCGAACcgaattttttccaaaaaaattaaccgaaccaaaatttatatctttttgtcacctggttaaaacaagtataaaacatataaaaaaacattgaaattaaccaaaatatatgtttttatcttgaaagttaatcaaattaattgaattaaccgaAATTTTATATCTTGAAACACTACATAAGTTTTGAAATTAACccataatattgattattaagtttggttaattactcaattttgaaccgaattaatcgataaccaaaatttcaaaaaaccaTTAATCAACTTCCAATCGATTAACCGAATCAgatcaatttaatcaattaactcgaGTTTAATTGAAGTTTGAACATCCCTAATCACAAACAAAGCCAATCCAATTCCATGTGGATTTTTTAAATAAGTCAACAAAATACAGGTggaccacttaaaaaaaattgttgcCTAATTAATGCACCATATGGATAGAATATTGTGTAGCATGTTGTGCTATGGGTTTCAAGCTCATAAAGAAAAAGGTTTTGGCCTATATGGCATAAAATATAGTACCACTAgttaaattatttcattattcaTGTGCATTAATggatataaatataattttttttatatattcatattaattcaagtaaacttaaaaaaatagagatgaaGTCAAAATTTTCTTTTGCGTTATGTTATATATTTTACGAATTTCATCATTATATtcacttatatttttatagtttttagaataattaaatcaaaattttattatttttaaggatTAAACtgtaattttatcatgtattaatttataaatttatagattttggggtgcaaaatagaaaatttctaattttaggGCGGGCCAAGCCCTACCTACCCTCTCCCTTCACCCCTATAAAAAATGTTACgactattttctatttaaatatgatataGGGGCAAagccataaattttttttggatgagattaagttatatattttcaTGATAGCTAAAATGTAATCTTTATAGTTTTCACTCGAGTTAAATCGAAATTCTAGTATTTGGGAAActtgtaattttaccatatattaactTAAGATTTTATGAATTTTGGGGTCTAAAGTAATAATTTCCCATTTTAAGGGAGTCGGATATTCAAATGTACTGAAACACTTAGGAAAAGGAATATATCGATATTGATCGTATACTTATATCTCGTACCTTCGAGCCAAGTGATGAAGCCAGGGGAGACAAGTAGGGCCTTTTCTCCCATtggttaaatgagaaaatttcCATTTAACCCACCCAAAATATAAATCGTTCAAATTGAATCTTTTAAtcgttgaataaatggaaaattttcatttttggcccttcaaaataaatcaataatacaatttaacttttttaacacaaaattttacaattttatctcGAACCCAAATAAAGATCTATTATTTGTCCTTGAGCTAATTTATTGGGACCAAACCCAAAAATTTTTAATCTAGGTTAGATGAGTTGGAAACTCATAACAAAAATGCATGTGACAACATTAAACGCCGCCGTTTTTTAACTGCTTTCCTTTTTCGGTGATAATTATGGCTATGAGATGAGAGGCTGTCCCTAAAAActacctttttatttaattgtgtaGTGTAGAGGGGTGACCTTAAGGATTGGCCAACCGCCACcacctttttatttgtttttttaaaggttaaattacactcgaagtcactaaattattcgaaagatttcatttaagtcattgggttgttaaAATCGTTGATGTATAGCCTTTTGTATTCTCATAAAttgcaccaatcgaaagctcGCCTTCTCCTTCCCTTCTATAGTtcgattttttttcatgaaactgctttgaatgtcacaaatctacaaatcaaaatccaaacagtTTTCTTCTCAAATCTCTAATACTTATCGTTAGATCGACTTAGATCTACTATCGTTTTTCTACTAGTCAATAGGTACTAATTCACCGTACTgattattaaattttcaattggAGCTCGCTAgccgaactttaaaaaaaaaaccttaacaacCGAGTGACTTTAAAAAAACTTTCGActagttcaatgaccattttataactttttaaagttgagtgaccaaaatataaacttactaatagtttagtaacaTTGAGTGCAGTTTATCACTTTTTTAACTTAAAGCCCATGGTTGTTGGAACCAAAATAGACTAGTTAGCTGGATTGAGAATTCGACTAATACATCAATTTGGacaaagaattaaatcaaaattttgaccAAATTGCTTAAAATCGATTAAGTCGGTGGCTGAACtgtttttcactatttttaatcatatttttatatttttatgaattttaataattaatttaattaaatcaaattggCTAATTAAACCGATCGAATTACAATTGATGGTCTAACCAATTCAACCACTAGATCAAttttaaaaaacctaaaaattttagtaaaCGAGATAAACCAACATTTAGTCTCTAAATTcgacaaaattttcaatttgatttttaatttttttcaaataatttaatcatttttataacatcgTTACAAATTAATGACacgatattttgaaattgtaaaaataatatattggtCTAAACcttcattattaaaataaataactaaagaaAAAGTCATGAACTACTTCCAATGCAAATGATTATCGCACCTTTATATACTATCGAAGGAGCTATGCCCCTCAACCAAAAGTAATTACggctaaaatatattatttaatttttttaattaaatcgatTTGATGGATCAATTTAAATCACAATAGCCAGTATCGTATCGATATCGATTATTATAAAATGAtacgaaattttaatattttaaagcaTCATCTTATAGGGATCGAATTAGGCTTTACATCATcgcttaaatattaaatttagtggGTTGATCTAATCTACAGAACATATATAGAGAAGACTCACTGATGACATCAATCAATCCACCATATTCGATAATTTCTCGTCTAATCCCTTTAAAACGAATCCAACAATGTCTTGGACCGACACACGTCACCCTATCACTACACTATAAAGAAATGAACTCAAATGGCCTTATAAATAACCCCTTATCATTGAGGTAAAGGTAATGACCGAACGAGCCGCTCTATGCATCCCCTTAAAATGTGAATACCCAACATTTGTGTTGTAATAGTTAAACAACTATTTAGGGTTCGAACTAAGTAACTGTTCTCATATTGagacttgaactttttttttcaatttagtccttaaacttgacaattatttCTATATTGAGACTTAAATTTTAGGGTCttcaaaaatttatcaaaatattaaaaaaatcaaaccccgatataaaaataattacttaaaaaaatcccAAAGACTGAAAATATTAAACCCATTAGATAATAAAGTAAAAATTGATTCCcacaaatttctttttacttgcagcaaggaataataaaatatgcttaGTTAATGGTGCCCAAATCTTTGACTGGCATTTTTTTCCCCCACATTATCAtgattaatattttgtattatcCTATGAAAGCTGACCTTTGTTGAAATTTTAGATTCCTCTGCATTTTCAATATTAATGAcagcttttaaaaaaataaaggcataataacttatttaacactccaattttatacaaaaatcgtcttaaccctttatttattttttggtcttttagtttttaaatttgcgTTTTTGTGAAATCACaccaaaatgaatgaaaaaattaacattttttaactttactgacgttacatacatatgaatgacacatcatcatttaattaattttttaaatttaaaaattcaaaacaaatttatagaaaactatttttaaaaattaataatcattaaattattaaaatattataaatgtatatttaatatttttttaaaattcgaaaaagaaTTAATGTTTATATGTCATCTACGTGGCAATCCATATATATGCCATGCCagtaaagttaacaaatgttaatttttctatcccttttggggtgatttgataaaaactacaaattcaaaagttaaaagaggtgaaaaattaaatagaatattgaaatgaatttgttttaaaattggaGGACCGAAAAAGTTATTataccaaaaattaaattaagaagaTGAAGTGGAGGAGGGCATCATTTTTATTCATTGGAAACAGTTCCTTGTTGTCTAGTTCTCAATAGACACTATTCTAGTAATTAGTGTTGTTCATCACATGCTAATGGACACTACTTTGCGGCTaatttgttttgttatttagatttgaattcaaaaattcgatttaattatCGGGTTTTAGTTTGATTAACATCGATATTTTTGTTATtgtaggaggacgtgggtttgagTATGCTGACGcgtattatcttcctatttaagggTCGAGGAGGGGCTATAGGTAATTTTAGGTACTGTataaaaaaacagatatgataaaaacttataatgagattaatgttaaaaaaatcaatttaattaaattagatgtaaattggatttaatcggattttaatagaaaaatgttAATTATTTGAATTCGTGTAATTTGTAATTGTTTATGTTTGaacggtaaaagtatcatgaaagtTCTTGTACTAGGGGTTGAATTACATTTTGCtcgttttattcaaaaaataggcAAGTTAATCATTGCGCGTAAGATCAAAtaacaaattggtcattttgttgaaaatttcatctatttctactattaaaaattagtcattgtacatCAGCATGAGGTTATACGTGACACGTCATGTGAAACTATCCAGTTTTCTATCAGCAGGGCTAGTTTTTAACggtaaaaagaaatgaaaaatttaactgataggaccagtttgctctttgatctattgtacaatgattaatttgttcattttttttagtaaataagGCAAAATGCAATATAACTTCTAGTATAAAAGCCTTCATAgtatttttaccaaaattaaacttattaaactcgaaataatttaaatattttgaaatattaaataaacttttatttcaataaatttacctCTTTTATTTTCCAGATTTCAAAATGTAAGTTCAaatattaacattgttaaaaaatattctattaattttaggtccattataacattatttttctttcattatgTGACTACCaaattgagtttttatttatttatttcaaaattttacaccCGTGAAATTAGTGAAAATTTTATAGTGGTGTTAACGATTgatcttgaattttgaaattcgaAAAATAGAGAGGTTAAGTTCCTAGAATAAAAAtaatggactaaattttaaatgtacgAAGAGAACAATGACttgaataatattttaacattttctttcCTCTCAATTTTCAACTTTACCAAGcaataaaaagaagagaaatgttTTTTCTAcccactttttcatttttttttaccaaacatataaatgaaaagaaaaaaaaaaggttaatatattatttggggcttgaattttttatttaagttggtccctgaatttgattattattcCTATGTTAGGGTCTAAAATGTGACAAAAATTACAAAGTATAGGGAGTAACATGGACTAAGAAAAATTTAGCCAAGTGTGGGAACAATTGTCTAATTCATGTCCTAATATAGaaataattgtcaaattcaagAGCTAACTTGAACCCAAAAAAAATTCAACCCAGTGTGgaaataattgtcaagttcagtAATCATCTtagacaaaataaataaaatttattttcgatACTCtcgtatttattttatgattcatGTTTAAAGTTCGTAATTACTACATCAAACAATGTGTCTAGAAATAGAACCCAAATTTTCTTTGGCccaattttttttggaaattggTAACTTTTGGGCCTATAAATTGGGAAAGCTAAGCAAAGAGAGACTGAAAACAGGCTTAGGCTTTTTAAACTAAGGCCTTGTTGGAAGCTAAAAATATGCTTTCAAGGCCTCAAATATAACTTAGCATGTTGGGCTTAATGTAAAAATGTTGGGTTTTGGCATGAAATATATAATTTGCATGTTTATTTATAGAGTTCATTCGGATTTGAGTTTTCAAAGGAAGTGATAAACCTTATTTGAGCAGTTCACTTGAATGTAGTGTGAGCGTGTGTTTGTGGATATGTCTGTATTTGTGAGAGTATTAACCATTTAATTGTACAATACTCAAAAATATTCGATGCACTTGTATAAGTTTCATATATCGTCGGtgaaaaataatatgatattttatcatTGGGTAAAACAAAAAAAGGCTTAAATTACAAAATGGTGTCTAAATTGTACTGTTTTTCTCAAGTTGGTActcaattattatttttggtcATAAGTGGTATCTAAACTATAATTTATTATTCAGATTACCTAAAAAGTTGACACCATTAAAGAAAATCTATTAGCCAATCATTTTGAGACATGTGGCActtcttaaattaaattaatttaaaattttcaaatattttattttccactTTCTTATTCTGCACCAcgattctttcttcttttcaaatgtacttttttaaaaattattatataaatttgatCTCTAAATATCTAAAGaagtaagaaaaataaacatgagtttttggaatcctatAAATACTAATAATCTAAACCATAAACCCGAGTTTTTAAACCCTAAACGACTAAACCTAAGAATTATtagtaattatttataaaattataactaatattttattatatctaaataaaattatcattatttatttataagtcttccgttgtcttttatttaatttaatgataccatattattttattatttatcaataGTTCATTCATCCATTGACAATGCATTAAATATTATGCTTTAGATACGACTATTTCTTGCCTCCTCTCTCTCTATACACATGTTTGcgttaattttcaaaaaaataaaataaaaaaattttgaggtttaattagaattttttacaaaaaaaaataggggcataattatttttttcttttaatttgaaaaacacttcattataatttttaaagcttTTATAGGGGTCGGATAAATATATGGACTAAATcgattcatttaatatttaaaggAGTAATTTAATCTAGTCTTTATAGTAGAAGAATCTAACTCATACTTTcacctttaaaaaaaaacttcaatagATTTCTAGATCAATCACTCAAAATTTAACAAGATAAAAAGATCTAGAAAAATttataaacacaaataaataataaatttaatatatatttaacttttatttatttatttatttatttattaggctcaatttaatttatttgggcaatgtttttatttttgggttttattttgtgTTGAGTTTTACTCATTTGGATCAAATTTTATGGGTTCagttaataaagtaaaaaatTCGATTCAACTAGTTTTTTAATCGGTTCAATGGCAGTACCAAGCAGTTTGCTCAGAACTTGAGTCAATATTTGactttaaaatattaacaaaattaataataaaacaatagttatacaatattcaaatgaTAATActaaatagtagtaatataatagcaaaatgataataaaacaacaacaaaaaagaagGTTTAGGCTGATTTGGGCCAAAAATTCTTACTCGAGGCCTGACACATTTAGAAAATGGACCTTATTTTTGTGCAAACCCATTTTTTAAGCCCATATTGTTGCCCAAATCCTCTCACTTATTGGGTGAGACTTCGAATCTGGGTGAGTGACTCAACCCATGATCAAGTCTATTAGACCCCGACGTCTCTCCAATCTCTCACTGCTCTCGAGTCTGATGGTCGCCGGTGCCATTGCACCAAGCTCTGCCTTGGTCACCGTCGTGTTCCGATCTTGGCTCTTCCATCGTTGATGCTCTCTTCAATACCATGGCGATTCAAATATCACCTTTCGAGTTCCACAGCTTGATTGACCTCTCTGGAAAGCTTGTTTCTCGTTCGGGTCAGATGTAGAGAACATTCATCGGACTGTCTCCCCCTCTTTCTCCTCATGCAATAACATCACTAGGGTTGGTTACGATTATATGGTATTTATATTTTTGGGCTATAAATTTGCTCTTCATATTGTATCATTGGGCTTTTGGCCCATTTGTATCTAACTACTTTTACAAATGGTATCTTATTTGAAAACAAAAAGTCAAAGGGTAAATTACGAAAATAGTCATATTTGTTTGCCTCATGTTATatttttagtcacttatgtttgaaatgttacgttttagtcatttacgttatcgtgttgtaatattttagtcactaagccgtTAATTAACGTTAACAATGTAATAGTAACCTAACGTGAcatgttaaattatcattttaaacgaaaattttaggttaaattatacaagttgtccatatattttttcattttgagcaatttaatttttcttttatttttttaactttttttttccttttttttccattctcttctacttATTCCTCTATTTTCcacctttttccatttcttttaacataatttttctatgttttccatttgttaaaattagtccttatacttttattttttcgaacaatttattttttctttttatttatttatttgctaaaagccAAATATaagactagttttaacaaatagaaaacataaaaaaactatattaaaagaaatggagaaaggaggaaaacaaaggaagaagcagaagaaaaaaaaacataaaagaaaataattaaattgctcaaaacgaaaaaatatagagaccaattatataatttaacctaaaatttttatttaaaatgattgtttaacgtgccacgtcagcttaccgtaaCACTGTTAACGATAATTAACggttcagtgactaaaatgttataacacgATAATACAagggactaaaacataacattttaaacataagtgactaaaatataacctgatCTAAACAAAACTGATTATTTTCGTAGTTTACCCAAAGTCAAATTAGTAAGGAACAATATACTATGAGATCCAaattcaaatattcaattaactaattataCACCAAAGTACACGTGCTAAATTCCTATTGGACAAGATATCGTGGCACGGCAAACCTTCTAAAATAGTGCCGcgacaaaataaaaatcaagcataaatcgaaataaataaaataaatatttttgtgcTATAAAAATAACAACACATTGTATCTTTCATTTTACAACCCAGTAAGGGGatatttttctcttctctttgaaAAATCCGAAAAGTAATTTTCCGAAGGGAAACTTTTGCTCGTAATATTCTCAGATCTGCTCTCAAATCCTCACAGTATGTAtcgatttctttccattttatgtttttcattatctttttattttgaatttttgtttattGAGAAATTTCATTTCCTTGgcaatagaaagaaaaagaattgatgtattatgtttttcGTTTCTAGATCTGGATttgcatatgtgtatatatttagaATGTTAGTTTTCGAATTTTGATTTACCAGATTTACTTTACGGTATTGTAGATCTGCTTGATCTGTGCACAGATTCGCGTTTATTTCGGTTTTTCCTTTTTATCTCAGCTAATTTGAACCGATTACATGTGTTTAATATAATTTGGAATCAATTTTTTTAGATCGGACTGATTTGTAATTTGACTGGTAATTTCGTTTGGATGCTGAATCTAATTTTTAGATCGGATTGATTTATAGGTCTGCtactacttatttatttattttttaaatgtaatgTGAACTTAATCagttcctattttatttcatgtttcaAAGCATCATCGATTAATCTACAATTTGTATTTCTTGCATGTTCCTCCTTTTCCCTGTTATGCAGATATGGCCATATATAAGAACAATAACATTGTTCAAATTGTAGGATTAGGATAGATAATgttgagaattttttaaaaattatgcaaGGATCCGTTAAATTGGAATGAACTTAATTCTTGTTTTTTACAATCAATGATATTTGTATTTGATATGTGGCCTcatttattatgtatttttttccttaattttgtAAGTTCATTAACTGAAACAATTGCTGAATTTTGTGGTGTAATTCAGTTTTGAATAGCCAATATGGGAGGCGGGTTCAGAGTACTTCATTTGGTTAGACCATTTCTTTCGTTTCTGCCTGAAGTTCAGAGTGCTGATAGGAAAATCCCTTTTAGAGAGAAGGTCATCTATACTGTGATATCCCTCTTTATTTTCCTGGTTTGCAGTCAGCTTCCCCTTTATGGAATACATTCTACGACGGGCGCTGATCCGTTTTATTGGATGCGTGTTATCCTTGCATCCAACCGTGGAACCGTTATGGAACTTGGGATTACCCCCATTGTTACTTCCGGTTTGGTGATGCAACTCTTGGCTGGTTCAAAGATCATCGAGGTTGACAACAGTGTTCGTGAGGATCGTGCACTCTTGTGAGTGTTTTAACATTACTATTTTCTCCATTATAACTTGAAGCACTATATGTCCTCCATAATCTTTGGTTCTTTTATGTTTGCTTTGCAGAAATGGGGCTCAAAAGCTGTTGGGGATCCTAATTGCTGTTGGTGAGGCAGTGGCGTACGTTCTGTCTGGTATGTACGGAAGTGTTGGTCAGCTCGGTGTTGGAAATGCCATTCTTATTATTATTCAACTTTGCTTTGCTGGAATTATTGTGATCTGCCTCGATGAACTTCTCCAAAAGGGGTATGGTTTGGGCTCTGGGATCTCCCTTTTCATAGCCACCAATATCTGGTATGTTATTTTATCGTTCCTTTTTCATGTCAACTGCAATCTATTTCATTAAGTGGCTATCCTAAATACTATTTCCATTGTGCAGTGAAAACATAATCTGGAAAGCCTTTAGCCCTACAACAATCAACAGCGGTCGTGGGGCTGAATTCGAAGGTGCTGTCATTGCCATGTTCCATCTTTTAATAACCAGGACAGACAAAGTTCGAGCGCTTCGTGAAGCTTTCTACCG
Protein-coding sequences here:
- the LOC121218683 gene encoding protein transport protein Sec61 subunit alpha isoform X1 — encoded protein: MGGGFRVLHLVRPFLSFLPEVQSADRKIPFREKVIYTVISLFIFLVCSQLPLYGIHSTTGADPFYWMRVILASNRGTVMELGITPIVTSGLVMQLLAGSKIIEVDNSVREDRALLNGAQKLLGILIAVGEAVAYVLSGMYGSVGQLGVGNAILIIIQLCFAGIIVICLDELLQKGYGLGSGISLFIATNICENIIWKAFSPTTINSGRGAEFEGAVIAMFHLLITRTDKVRALREAFYRQNLPNVTNLLATVLIFLIVIYFQGFRVVLPVRSKNARGQQGSYPIKLFYTSNMPIILQSALVSNLYFISQLLYRKYSGNFFVNLLGKWKESEYSGGQFIPVGGLAYYVTAPASLADMAANPFHALFYLVFMLSACALFSKTWIEVSGSSARDVAKQLKEQQMVMPGHRDSNLQKELNRYIPTAAAFGGMCIGALTVLADFMGAIGSGTGILLAVTIIYQYFETFEKERASELGFFGL